Within Candidatus Methylomirabilota bacterium, the genomic segment GAGGAGGGCGACAAAGCCTGCTTCGAGGTGGGCGTGCACGGGCTCCATCCCGAGCTGATCAAGCTGGTGGGGCGCATGAAGTTCCGCACCTCCTACGGGCAGAACTGCCTGCAGCACTCCAAGGAGGTCGCGTGGCTGGCCGGCATGATGGCAGCCGAGATCGGGGCCGACGTGCAGCTGGCCAAGCGCATGGGCCTGCTCCACGACATCGGCAAGGCATTGACCCACGAGCAGGAGGGAAGCCACCCCGAGCTGTCGCTGCAGGTGCTCACCAAGTACAACGAGTCCTCGCAGGTGATCAACGCGGCCCTGTGCGGCCACGAGAACGTCGAGCCCGAGACGATCGAGGCGGTGCTCACCGAGGCGGCCGACGGCATCTCCGCCGCGCGGCCGGGCGCCCGGCGCGACGTGCTCGAGAGCTACATCAAGCGCCTGGCCAAGCTGGAAGAGATCGCCATGTCCTACAAGGGCGTGGAGCTGTGCTACGCGATCCAGGCCGGGCGCGAGCTGCGGGTGATGACCAAGGCCGAGCAGATCTCGGATCTGGACGCCCATCAGCTCGCCAAGGACATCTCCAAGCGGATCGAGGCCGAGATGCAGTACCCCGGCCACATCAAGGTGGTGGTGATCCGCGAGACGCGCGCCGTCGAGGTGGCGAAGTGACCAAGCCCCTGACGATCATCTGCGTCGGCGACGTCTTCGGCGAGCCGGGCCGGCGCGCGGTGCAGGTGCTGCTGCCGCGGCTGAAGAAGCAGCATCAGGCCGACTTCACGGTGGTCAACGTGGAGAACTCGGCCTCCGGCTTCGGGGTGACCCCGACGATCGCCCGGGCCTTCCTCGAGCAGGGCGTGGACGTGATGACCTCCGGCAATCACATCTGGGACAAGAAGGAGATCATCGAGTACATCGTCAAGGAGAACCTGCTCCTGCGCCCCGCCAACTATCCGCCGGGCACGCCGGGAGCGGGCTCCATCGTGGTGAAGGCGGGGCCTCACCGGGTGGCGGTGCTGAACCTGATGGGCCGCGTCTTCCTGCCCCAGCTCGATTGCCCGTTCCGCAAGGCCAGCGAGGAAGTCGAGCGGCTGCGCGCGGAGACGCCGATCATCGTGGTGGACATGCACGCCGAGGCCACCTCGGAGTCGCAGGCCATGGGCTGGCACCTCGACGGGCGGGTGAGCGCGGTGGTCGGCACCCACCGCCACGTGCAGACCGCGGACGAGCGCCTCATGCCCAAGGGCACCGCCTATATCACCGATCTGGGCCTCACCGGGCCGGTCGACTCGGTGATCGGCGTGGACCCCGAGCTGGCGCTGGGGCGCTTCATCAGCCAGATGCCCAATCGCTTCGAGCCCGCCAAGGGCCCGGCCATGCTCCAGGGCGTGGTGATCCGTATCGATCCCGACACCGGTCGCGGGCTGTCCATCGAGCGTCTGCGCGTTCCTCTCGCCGACTGACGGTGTCGTGCAGATACTGAGCGGCAAGGAGGTCGCGGCGAAGGTCCTGGCCGAGGTGAAGGCCGACGTCGCGGCGCTCCGAGAGACGACCGGCGTCCAGCCCACCCTCGCGGTGATCCTCGTCGGCGACGATCCCGCCTCGCAGATCTACGTGCGCAACAAGAAGCGCGCGGCGGACGACGTCGGCATCAACGCGCGCGACTATCTCTTCCCGCAGGGCTGCGCCCAGGCCGAGCTGCTCGAGACCATCGCCGGGATCAACCGCGACCCCTCCGTCCACGGCGTGCTGCTGCAGCTCCCGCTGCCCAAGGGCATGGATGAGGACCAGGCGGTCGCGGCCATCGCGCCCGAGAAGGACGCCGACGGCCTGCATCCCACCAATCTGGGCCGGCTGCTCGCGGGCAAGCCGGGCGCGATCCCGTGCACGCCGGCCGGCTGCATCGAGATCCTCGACCACTATGGCATTGCCATCGAGGGCGCCGAGGCGGTGGTGGTGGGCCGTTCGCGTCTGGTCGGCAAGCCGCTGGCCCAGCTGCTGCTCGCGCGTCACGCCACCGTGACCATGTGTCACACGCGCACGCGCGACCTGGCCGCGCATTGCCGGCGCGCCGACATCCTGTGCGTGGCCGCCGGCCGACCCGGCGTGATCACCGGGGACATGGTGCGCGACGGCGCGGTGGTCATCGACGTGGGCGTCAACCGTCTGCCCACCGGCAAGGTCACCGGCGACGTGCAGTTCGACTCGGTGAGCCCCAAGGCGCGCGCGATCACCCCGGTCCCGGGCGGCGTCGGCCCCATGACCGTCGCGATGCTCATGCGCAACACCGCCCGCGCGGCCCGCCGCCAGCTCACCCGATGACGACGCGACTTTCACCCTCTCCCCTCTGGG encodes:
- the folD gene encoding bifunctional methylenetetrahydrofolate dehydrogenase/methenyltetrahydrofolate cyclohydrolase FolD, whose product is MQILSGKEVAAKVLAEVKADVAALRETTGVQPTLAVILVGDDPASQIYVRNKKRAADDVGINARDYLFPQGCAQAELLETIAGINRDPSVHGVLLQLPLPKGMDEDQAVAAIAPEKDADGLHPTNLGRLLAGKPGAIPCTPAGCIEILDHYGIAIEGAEAVVVGRSRLVGKPLAQLLLARHATVTMCHTRTRDLAAHCRRADILCVAAGRPGVITGDMVRDGAVVIDVGVNRLPTGKVTGDVQFDSVSPKARAITPVPGGVGPMTVAMLMRNTARAARRQLTR
- a CDS encoding TIGR00282 family metallophosphoesterase, which gives rise to MTIICVGDVFGEPGRRAVQVLLPRLKKQHQADFTVVNVENSASGFGVTPTIARAFLEQGVDVMTSGNHIWDKKEIIEYIVKENLLLRPANYPPGTPGAGSIVVKAGPHRVAVLNLMGRVFLPQLDCPFRKASEEVERLRAETPIIVVDMHAEATSESQAMGWHLDGRVSAVVGTHRHVQTADERLMPKGTAYITDLGLTGPVDSVIGVDPELALGRFISQMPNRFEPAKGPAMLQGVVIRIDPDTGRGLSIERLRVPLAD